One Silene latifolia isolate original U9 population chromosome 4, ASM4854445v1, whole genome shotgun sequence DNA segment encodes these proteins:
- the LOC141651595 gene encoding uncharacterized protein LOC141651595 has translation MGVGVDPACFLCANGDENHHHLFYACCYSVQCFTLIQQALHIQLQPADLHVWFNRSHGGTKLQKRMVCAIYIAVIYGIWKARNRARVSDVVIRPTFLVKQILKDAMSRFWARNRGKLAKKEEDWLASISI, from the coding sequence ATGGGGGTTGGAGTGGATCCTGCTTGTTTTTTGTGTGCTAATGGAGATGAAAACCATCATCACTTGTTTTATGCCTGCTGCTATAGTGTTCAATGCTTTACTCTGATTCAGCAGGCTCTCCATATTCAGTTGCAGCCTGCAGACTTGCACGTATGGTTTAATAGGAGTCATGGAGGGACTAAGCTTCAGAAAAGAATGGTGTGTGCTATCTATATTGCTGTGATATATGGAATTTGGAAAGCTAGGAACAGAGCTAGAGTTTCTGATGTTGTTATTCGGCCTACTTTCCTGGTCAAGCAGATTTTGAAGGATGCAATGAGTCGCTTCTGGGCAAGGAATAGAGGAAAGTTAGCAAAGAAGGAAGAAGATTGGTTAGCAAGCATTAGTATCTGA